The Bacillus carboniphilus genome contains a region encoding:
- a CDS encoding IS1380 family transposase, with amino-acid sequence MASDRKKVNFEGGNLTSDSGLLLYRDFDEKLGLSRLIKETLQVNDSVYHHTHPNSDVIIQKIYQHVAGYHTDDHADELKKEPLFTSILGKERLALQPTISRLNQKFDKDTLKQLQKINQTFFDHVQKFQSSNYFLLDLDSANFEACGNQYGTSYNAHYQTNGYHPLFMFDGLTGDCIKAALRSGHVYTSRNVVQFVGPTLKHINKNYPWASIVIRCDSGFAVPALYELVEEHGAKYAIRLKTNRKLESKAQEIEDVLRDRLDIKPMKPYVFYRVRKYKNLSLFGWCFYFCLAPAPNDS; translated from the coding sequence ATTGCGTCAGATAGAAAGAAAGTAAATTTTGAAGGTGGAAATCTAACATCGGATTCTGGCCTTCTTTTATATAGAGACTTCGATGAAAAGCTGGGTCTTAGTCGCCTAATAAAAGAAACGTTACAGGTGAATGATTCTGTTTATCATCATACTCATCCCAATAGTGATGTAATCATACAAAAAATTTATCAACATGTCGCTGGATACCACACAGATGACCATGCGGATGAACTAAAGAAAGAACCGCTTTTTACTTCGATATTAGGAAAAGAACGATTAGCTTTACAACCAACCATATCTCGGTTAAATCAGAAGTTTGATAAGGATACCTTGAAACAGCTTCAAAAGATCAATCAAACCTTTTTTGATCATGTTCAAAAATTCCAATCCAGTAATTATTTTCTTCTAGACCTAGATTCGGCAAACTTTGAAGCGTGCGGGAACCAGTATGGAACAAGTTACAATGCTCATTATCAAACCAATGGATACCATCCTTTATTTATGTTTGATGGATTGACAGGAGACTGTATAAAAGCTGCGCTTCGTTCTGGCCATGTGTATACCTCAAGGAATGTGGTTCAATTCGTGGGTCCAACTCTCAAACACATAAACAAGAACTACCCTTGGGCTTCCATTGTGATTCGATGTGATAGTGGATTTGCCGTTCCAGCCCTTTATGAACTAGTAGAAGAACATGGCGCAAAGTATGCCATCAGGCTTAAAACAAACCGAAAACTAGAATCAAAAGCGCAAGAAATAGAAGACGTGTTAAGAGATCGATTGGATATCAAGCCGATGAAGCCTTACGTTTTTTACAGAGTAAGAAAGTATAAAAATCTGTCCTTATTCGGATGGTGCTTTTATTTTTGTCTAGCTCCAGCGCCCAACGACTCGTAA